The following proteins are encoded in a genomic region of Candidatus Diapherotrites archaeon:
- a CDS encoding tRNA-dependent cyclodipeptide synthase — translation MKVKLYNITPKGLSLRQHHIFIGISLGTAKKLTKDQITNWINWGKLYTKGQIVFLIADEIARFNYRVFSGYGETKSINRAFNEGLKYEKLIRDITMEKGIMRVGVIHWRDIWNNEKEKIRLVLTEEYCTNEKFRTNILFFVRKYVKNRGVDPDESQLDYLSQYILYELPTLMDGISYNRTKYSLLLYPIFGRSSGMSEFVVGLKKSFPNLNKKLTPYIQIPLVETNIE, via the coding sequence ATGAAAGTAAAATTGTATAATATTACCCCAAAAGGCCTGTCGCTGAGACAGCACCACATTTTTATTGGAATCAGCCTTGGAACGGCCAAGAAGTTGACAAAGGATCAGATTACCAATTGGATTAATTGGGGTAAATTGTATACTAAGGGGCAAATCGTCTTTTTGATTGCTGATGAGATAGCGCGTTTCAATTACCGCGTTTTTAGCGGTTATGGAGAAACTAAATCGATTAATCGTGCCTTTAATGAAGGTTTAAAATATGAGAAACTAATTCGAGACATAACCATGGAAAAAGGCATTATGAGAGTAGGTGTGATTCATTGGAGGGATATTTGGAATAATGAAAAAGAAAAGATTAGATTAGTATTAACAGAGGAATATTGCACAAATGAAAAATTTAGGACTAATATTCTTTTTTTCGTTCGCAAATATGTGAAAAATAGGGGAGTTGACCCGGATGAATCGCAACTAGATTATTTGTCACAGTATATTTTGTATGAACTGCCTACACTAATGGATGGAATTTCCTATAACCGGACGAAATATTCATTACTACTTTATCCAATCTTCGGGCGCAGCAGCGGAATGAGTGAATTTGTTGTTGGTCTCAAAAAGAGTTTTCCAAATCTCAATAAAAAGTTAACCCCTTACATTCAGATTCCTTTAGTCGAAACCAACATCGAATGA
- a CDS encoding M1 family aminopeptidase, with the protein MHRHLFEGMNGMSCHFQVGGEDSRFLAPDAKPQYAEDRGFIPTHIDLSLSVDIKKQHVRGEVKTKVELFPHSKEMIFHAVEMTIHSVKVNGKKSPYDYDKEKITIPRGKLAGKGVVAIAFEYTHPPMGMHFIHPTKDRPDKPYQVWTHSEAQEARYWYPCQDLPETKCPITQRITVESPFQVVGNGNLISTKKENGWITYTWDFPHPNPSYLNAIMIGEFDVIREKWKHVDIAYYFRKGKEKEARNGFKNTPQCLAFFSEYTGFEYPHNKYAQVGVADFIYGGMEHTTCTTMTDNILQDDIIHAEFDARPQQLIAHELAHQWFGDLLTCKDWSHGWLNEGFATFFEMLWQEHRNKDEGRYAFYQDIQIYLQEDKDLYRRPIVSKLYQNPSDLFDEHLYAKGGIILHYLRYYLGEKAFREGISHYLHKHAHTTVQTEDLLNAFREKTGKNLTLFFDQWIYAAGFPELRISMHAQGKKAMVRVVQVQKGNDNPLYDFDVDIGVYYGNHQVKVERHRIHRKEHRFTIPVGGKIHNIVWDNAYAVLENAPQRKSREMWRYQALHDLHVLHRIDAAKELAIMGGPEELGVLKEVLHHDPFWGVRAEAALALGNIPNTRAAEILIHAYDTEKNHRVLKNILGGLGTHSLPEAREVLLRGIQREDSYLIPMQAYASLGKHKHPANWAVLMEGLKRESWMDIVRTGCAIGISNFQDGRALKILDGLMHPRYSNELRQNVIRSLEIGGKGYEKTYAMVEKALKDPYINLQLDGLTILGKIGDERHLPILREFQKGHRDSRLKRKAMESIRMIDGGLDLPTFKPEKVPLVRAGKETK; encoded by the coding sequence ATGCACCGACACCTCTTCGAGGGAATGAATGGAATGTCCTGCCATTTTCAGGTAGGGGGGGAGGATTCCCGCTTCCTGGCGCCGGATGCCAAACCCCAGTATGCGGAGGACCGGGGGTTTATTCCCACGCATATCGACCTCTCCCTGAGTGTGGACATAAAGAAGCAGCACGTGCGGGGAGAGGTGAAAACGAAGGTGGAATTATTCCCCCATTCCAAGGAAATGATTTTTCACGCGGTGGAGATGACCATCCATTCCGTAAAAGTAAATGGGAAAAAATCCCCGTACGACTATGATAAGGAAAAAATCACCATCCCCCGGGGAAAACTGGCGGGAAAGGGAGTGGTGGCGATCGCCTTCGAATACACTCATCCTCCCATGGGGATGCACTTCATCCACCCCACCAAAGACCGGCCGGACAAACCCTATCAGGTGTGGACCCATTCCGAAGCCCAGGAGGCGCGGTACTGGTATCCGTGCCAGGATTTGCCTGAAACCAAATGCCCCATCACCCAACGCATCACGGTGGAATCCCCATTTCAGGTGGTGGGAAATGGGAATCTCATCTCAACCAAAAAAGAAAATGGATGGATCACCTACACCTGGGATTTCCCCCACCCCAATCCCTCCTACCTCAATGCCATCATGATTGGGGAATTCGACGTCATTCGGGAAAAATGGAAACACGTGGACATCGCCTACTATTTCAGGAAAGGGAAGGAAAAGGAAGCCCGTAATGGCTTCAAGAACACCCCCCAGTGCCTCGCGTTCTTCTCGGAATACACGGGGTTCGAATACCCTCACAACAAATATGCACAAGTGGGAGTGGCGGATTTTATCTATGGCGGGATGGAGCACACCACCTGCACCACGATGACGGACAACATCCTTCAGGATGATATTATTCATGCGGAATTCGATGCCCGCCCCCAACAACTGATTGCCCACGAGCTCGCGCACCAGTGGTTCGGCGATCTCCTCACGTGCAAGGATTGGTCGCACGGCTGGCTGAACGAGGGATTCGCCACCTTCTTCGAGATGCTGTGGCAGGAACATAGAAACAAGGACGAAGGGCGGTATGCCTTCTACCAGGACATCCAAATCTATCTCCAGGAGGATAAAGACCTTTACCGCCGCCCCATCGTGAGCAAGTTATACCAGAATCCCTCCGACCTGTTCGACGAACATCTGTATGCGAAAGGGGGTATTATTCTCCATTACCTCCGCTACTACCTGGGGGAAAAAGCGTTCCGAGAGGGAATATCGCATTACCTCCATAAGCACGCGCACACCACGGTGCAGACGGAAGACCTGCTCAACGCGTTCCGCGAGAAGACGGGGAAAAACCTAACTTTGTTCTTTGACCAATGGATTTACGCCGCTGGATTTCCCGAGCTGCGCATCTCCATGCATGCCCAAGGTAAAAAAGCGATGGTGCGGGTGGTGCAGGTGCAGAAAGGAAATGATAATCCCTTGTACGATTTCGATGTGGATATCGGAGTATACTACGGAAACCACCAGGTGAAAGTGGAACGCCACCGCATCCACCGGAAGGAACACCGCTTCACCATCCCAGTGGGAGGAAAAATCCATAATATCGTTTGGGACAACGCCTACGCGGTGTTGGAAAACGCTCCCCAGCGGAAATCTCGGGAAATGTGGCGCTACCAAGCTCTCCACGATCTGCATGTCCTTCACCGCATCGACGCGGCGAAAGAATTGGCAATCATGGGGGGACCGGAAGAACTGGGGGTTTTGAAGGAAGTGCTGCATCACGACCCCTTCTGGGGAGTCCGCGCAGAGGCCGCGTTGGCATTAGGCAACATCCCCAATACCCGGGCAGCGGAGATCCTCATCCATGCTTATGACACGGAGAAAAACCACCGCGTCCTCAAGAACATCCTGGGGGGATTGGGAACCCATTCCCTTCCCGAAGCCCGCGAAGTACTTCTGCGAGGAATCCAGAGGGAAGACTCCTACCTCATTCCCATGCAGGCGTATGCTTCCCTGGGAAAACACAAGCACCCGGCCAATTGGGCGGTGCTCATGGAAGGGCTTAAACGGGAATCCTGGATGGACATCGTGCGAACAGGATGTGCGATTGGCATTTCAAATTTCCAGGACGGGCGCGCCCTCAAGATATTGGATGGGCTCATGCACCCCCGTTATTCCAATGAATTGAGGCAGAATGTCATCCGCAGTCTCGAGATAGGAGGAAAAGGGTATGAGAAAACCTATGCAATGGTGGAAAAAGCGCTGAAGGACCCCTACATCAACCTCCAACTGGATGGGCTAACCATTCTCGGCAAGATCGGGGACGAGCGCCATCTCCCCATCCTCCGGGAATTCCAGAAGGGTCACCGGGATTCACGGCTGAAACGGAAAGCCATGGAAAGCATCCGGATGATCGATGGGGGATTGGACCTGCCCACATTCAAACCTGAAAAAGTTCCTTTGGTCAGGGCAGGAAAAGAGACCAAATGA
- a CDS encoding helix-turn-helix domain-containing protein yields the protein MAFSKRKKDEKLTIFIGGDMKGDLDSFLDNPKKGMRQPDNILYVQSYSQLFKALSASRLDLLKFLIDSHNQGQEQSVGEIARKLDRKQEAISRDLQVLRSMRMIDVRKSNRKVFPYTCFDGIEIRMNPIHS from the coding sequence ATGGCTTTCAGCAAACGGAAAAAGGATGAAAAATTGACTATTTTCATAGGAGGCGACATGAAAGGGGATTTGGACTCCTTTCTGGATAATCCTAAAAAAGGGATGCGGCAACCCGATAATATCCTTTACGTCCAATCTTACTCCCAATTGTTCAAAGCACTTTCCGCGAGCCGATTGGACTTATTGAAATTTTTAATTGATTCCCACAACCAGGGCCAGGAGCAATCGGTAGGAGAGATCGCCAGAAAATTAGACCGAAAACAGGAGGCGATCAGTAGGGATTTGCAGGTATTGCGGAGCATGCGTATGATCGATGTCCGCAAATCCAATCGAAAAGTGTTTCCATATACGTGTTTTGATGGGATTGAGATCCGGATGAACCCTATCCATTCCTGA
- the lipA gene encoding lipoyl synthase, with the protein MTFPPQKPRIRPPSSEQFQRLKSITSDLMLPTVCQEAHCPNQSECWSAGTATFMVLGKTCTRGCKFCQIRAAAIGDGVDANEPGNLVRAAKQMGLKYVVLTMVNRDDLPDQGAHHVAACISALKQNGFPVEALVGDFQGREDLIDIVLASKPTVFAHNIETVESLQGKVRDARASYAQSLRVLAYARKKGMAYTKTSIQLGHGETDDQVISTLRDLRSHGVNMLTLGQYLQPSLWHLPVVEYASAERFATLEKEARAMGFTFVAAGPLVRSSYKAGELFIQYRN; encoded by the coding sequence ATGACTTTCCCACCTCAAAAGCCCCGCATTCGCCCCCCCTCCTCGGAGCAATTTCAGCGTTTGAAAAGTATTACTTCCGATTTGATGTTACCGACGGTTTGCCAGGAAGCCCATTGCCCCAATCAGAGCGAATGCTGGTCCGCGGGAACGGCCACGTTCATGGTTTTAGGAAAGACCTGCACGCGGGGGTGTAAATTCTGTCAGATAAGGGCGGCGGCGATCGGGGATGGGGTGGATGCGAATGAGCCTGGGAATTTGGTGCGGGCTGCCAAGCAGATGGGCCTGAAGTATGTGGTTCTCACCATGGTCAACCGGGATGATCTTCCCGATCAGGGCGCGCATCACGTCGCGGCGTGCATCTCGGCTTTGAAACAGAATGGTTTTCCCGTCGAAGCTTTAGTAGGGGATTTCCAGGGTCGGGAAGACTTGATCGACATTGTTCTCGCATCCAAACCCACGGTATTCGCGCACAACATCGAGACGGTTGAATCCCTTCAGGGAAAAGTAAGAGATGCCAGGGCCTCGTATGCCCAGAGCTTGCGCGTGCTCGCCTATGCAAGGAAGAAAGGAATGGCTTACACTAAAACATCCATCCAATTGGGTCATGGGGAAACCGATGATCAGGTGATTTCCACCCTGCGCGACTTGCGTTCACACGGCGTGAACATGCTCACCCTGGGCCAGTACCTGCAACCCTCCCTTTGGCACCTTCCGGTCGTTGAGTATGCTTCCGCAGAAAGATTTGCTACCCTTGAAAAAGAGGCTCGCGCCATGGGTTTCACTTTCGTAGCGGCGGGACCCCTGGTGAGGAGTTCCTATAAGGCGGGCGAACTATTTATTCAATATAGAAACTAA
- a CDS encoding helix-turn-helix domain-containing protein, with protein MHVVMELQKQFGLSDNEVKLLALLKEGSFSVKRLSRASKVPMGRIYSVLQELEEKGLVVHRGNPRTYTSKPWDERVSEFLDRENQRLVYRKQSILEALSTEARPYVHIITNMAQYKSQYVSWISGADYCYHIDVGTAYPLIFLDQDEEESLRILQAVTPNYVPTPEKTSNRALMWKHLGKCPDEQHVLSEYTLHNYLSALQERYGRPYLEKQLEKIFTHMEQHRIQINIIPDVAANHMVITNQTVISTIYVKDQILVLKMDSPFIIEAYTNLFKGFFSRSRPLRDQVGEWLASNAPKKIYYAAPKVG; from the coding sequence ATGCATGTGGTGATGGAGCTCCAGAAGCAATTCGGCCTCTCCGACAATGAGGTCAAACTCCTTGCCCTCCTAAAAGAAGGCTCTTTTTCAGTGAAGCGGTTGAGCCGTGCCTCCAAGGTCCCCATGGGTCGAATCTATTCGGTATTGCAGGAGTTGGAGGAGAAAGGCCTGGTGGTCCATCGCGGCAACCCCCGCACGTATACCAGTAAGCCCTGGGACGAGCGCGTGTCCGAATTTTTAGATCGTGAGAATCAGCGCTTGGTGTACAGGAAGCAATCCATCCTCGAAGCATTGTCAACCGAAGCACGGCCGTATGTGCATATCATCACCAACATGGCCCAATACAAATCCCAATACGTCTCCTGGATTTCAGGGGCGGATTACTGTTACCATATTGATGTGGGCACCGCGTACCCTCTTATTTTCCTGGATCAGGATGAGGAAGAATCCCTCCGCATTCTCCAGGCCGTTACTCCTAATTATGTTCCCACTCCCGAGAAGACCTCCAACCGGGCGCTCATGTGGAAACACTTAGGCAAGTGCCCCGACGAGCAACATGTACTATCCGAATACACCCTGCACAATTACTTATCCGCCCTCCAGGAACGGTATGGCCGCCCTTACCTCGAAAAGCAATTGGAAAAGATTTTTACTCACATGGAACAGCATCGCATTCAGATCAACATCATCCCTGATGTGGCCGCCAATCATATGGTGATAACCAATCAAACGGTTATCTCCACTATCTACGTGAAGGACCAGATCCTCGTCCTCAAGATGGATTCCCCTTTCATCATCGAGGCCTACACCAATCTTTTCAAGGGCTTCTTTTCCCGCTCTCGACCATTGCGCGACCAGGTGGGGGAATGGTTGGCCAGTAATGCTCCCAAAAAAATCTATTACGCCGCTCCTAAAGTGGGATGA
- the fen gene encoding flap endonuclease-1, which produces MGTAIGDIIKAFGHPIDLAELKNRSVAVDAHNILYQFLTSIRGPEGRPLMDAEGHVTSHLAGLLYRTSNLIEAGIRPIFVFDGQPHPLKKETLAKRREIRTQAKVDMEVAIEAGDLEKARMMGARAISLDQDMIAEAKLAMEYLGLPVVVAPQEGEAQAAWMVEHHLAYATVTQDYDALLFGSTRVVRNLAVTGKRKLPYRNAFVTIEPKRYELEEILSSLAITREQLIWVGMLIGTDFNEKIPKVGPKTALNAVKGKDSFPEVVKGLKTEVDYPWEKVERLFTHPHIQPLESIPSAEMNSEKVLSFYCDRHGFDSTRVTNALNKIARKPEDEKQSTLGKWG; this is translated from the coding sequence ATGGGCACTGCGATCGGGGATATCATCAAAGCATTCGGCCATCCCATCGATTTAGCGGAATTGAAAAACCGTTCCGTCGCTGTGGATGCCCACAATATTCTTTATCAATTCCTCACCTCCATCCGCGGCCCGGAAGGACGTCCCTTGATGGACGCGGAGGGGCATGTGACCTCGCATCTCGCGGGTTTACTGTATCGCACCTCCAATCTCATCGAAGCGGGCATCCGACCCATTTTTGTTTTTGACGGCCAACCCCACCCGCTAAAGAAAGAGACATTGGCCAAACGCCGGGAAATCCGGACACAGGCTAAAGTGGATATGGAAGTAGCCATCGAGGCTGGGGATTTGGAAAAGGCGCGTATGATGGGCGCGCGCGCCATCTCCTTAGACCAGGATATGATCGCGGAGGCCAAGTTGGCCATGGAATACCTGGGATTGCCCGTCGTGGTCGCCCCTCAGGAGGGCGAGGCGCAGGCCGCGTGGATGGTGGAACATCATCTCGCATATGCCACGGTAACCCAGGATTATGACGCGCTTCTCTTTGGTTCAACCCGCGTGGTGCGCAATCTTGCCGTGACGGGGAAGCGCAAGCTTCCCTACCGTAATGCCTTCGTCACCATCGAACCAAAACGCTATGAATTGGAGGAAATCCTATCCTCATTAGCCATCACCCGGGAACAACTCATTTGGGTGGGGATGCTCATTGGCACCGATTTCAATGAAAAAATCCCTAAGGTGGGGCCTAAAACCGCATTGAATGCCGTGAAAGGAAAGGATTCGTTTCCGGAGGTAGTGAAAGGCCTCAAAACGGAGGTGGATTACCCCTGGGAAAAAGTGGAGCGTCTCTTCACCCATCCTCATATCCAGCCATTGGAATCTATTCCCTCTGCTGAAATGAATTCGGAAAAAGTTCTTTCCTTCTACTGCGACCGCCACGGTTTTGACTCGACACGGGTCACGAATGCCTTGAACAAGATCGCCCGCAAACCCGAGGATGAGAAACAGAGCACCCTGGGGAAATGGGGGTAA